In Pseudomonas alcaliphila JAB1, a single window of DNA contains:
- a CDS encoding urea transporter encodes MPPPPTSHPALHSLRALLCGFAQIFLQQHPGCGLLVALAILIGAPDLLPGALLGGLTSTWVAQRRGYPEADIAIGLYGYNGILLGLLLCLKLPWTPLLPGLIIASAALSSLLLAPWMRRMRKHGWLPAFTFPFVLLGWLLLALLAQLELPAAPPASAPSAPELNFLQLMLAVLRGLGQVIFLDSPLAGLCLLLGLRLADGRMALWALLGSSGGFALAISHGWPSDGALAGLYGYNATLAAIALAQVHRSPLVPALGILLALLLQPGFSALGLPALTMPFILACWLIRAGAQSWQKAVKDSTPTF; translated from the coding sequence ATGCCTCCACCACCAACCTCACACCCTGCCCTGCACAGCCTGCGCGCCCTGCTCTGCGGCTTCGCCCAGATCTTCCTGCAACAGCACCCCGGCTGCGGCCTGCTGGTGGCACTCGCCATCCTCATCGGCGCCCCTGACCTGCTGCCCGGCGCCCTGCTCGGCGGCCTGACCTCGACGTGGGTGGCGCAGCGCCGCGGCTACCCGGAAGCGGACATCGCCATTGGTCTGTACGGCTACAACGGCATCCTGCTCGGTCTGCTGCTCTGCCTGAAACTGCCATGGACACCGCTGCTGCCCGGGCTGATCATCGCCAGCGCCGCTCTGTCCAGCCTGCTGCTGGCACCCTGGATGCGGCGCATGCGCAAACATGGCTGGCTGCCTGCCTTCACCTTTCCCTTCGTGCTGCTGGGTTGGCTGCTGCTGGCACTGCTCGCTCAGCTGGAGCTGCCAGCTGCACCGCCAGCCAGCGCGCCCAGCGCACCGGAACTGAACTTCCTGCAACTGATGCTCGCCGTGCTGCGCGGCCTGGGCCAGGTCATCTTCCTCGACTCGCCACTGGCCGGCCTGTGCCTGCTACTCGGCTTGCGACTGGCCGATGGCCGCATGGCACTGTGGGCGCTGCTGGGTTCCAGCGGCGGCTTCGCCCTGGCGATTTCCCATGGCTGGCCCAGCGATGGTGCCCTCGCCGGTCTGTACGGCTATAACGCCACCCTCGCCGCCATCGCCCTGGCCCAGGTACACCGTAGCCCACTGGTACCGGCCCTCGGCATTCTGCTCGCCCTGTTGCTGCAACCCGGTTTCAGCGCCCTGGGCCTACCTGCCCTGACCATGCCCTTCATCCTCGCCTGCTGGCTGATCAGGGCCGGTGCACAAAGTTGGCAAAAGGCAGTCAAGGACAGCACCCCGACGTTCTAG